Proteins encoded within one genomic window of Arachis ipaensis cultivar K30076 chromosome B08, Araip1.1, whole genome shotgun sequence:
- the LOC107611763 gene encoding uncharacterized protein LOC107611763 yields MASQASKAAPSCSASYRNSSQGRRRRTTCYCGERPVLVTSSTAENPGRRFWGCVNYGIGEECGYFVWAESEKEQEVARLKRKIIGLKGKVTTLERMLTVAVAVALFTLLWNIIEVTICNLD; encoded by the exons ATGGCTTCGCAGGCCTCCAAGGCGGCGCCTAGTTGCAGTGCTTCGTATCGAAACAGCAGCCAAGGGAGGCGACGGAGAACAACTTGTTACTGTGGGGAGAGGCCAGTGCTTGTGACTTCATCAACGGCAGAGAATCCCGGAAGGAGGTTTTGGGGCTGTGTTAACTATGGG ATTGGAGAAGAGTGTGGGTACTTTGTATGGGCAGAGTCTGAGAAGGAGCAAGAAGTTGCACGATTGAAAAGGAAAATCATAGGCTTGAAGGGTAAAGTTACAACGCTTGAGAGGATGTTGacagtagcagtagcagtagctCTG TTTACATTGCTATGGAACATCATTGAAGTAACTATTTGCAACCTTGATTAA